CCGCGCAGGCGCGACAGCGCGAGCGAGAGACGGTCTTTTTCGAGGCGCTGCGGCGCGTCGTTGGGCGGGTAGCCCTGCATGCTCGCGTAGATGCAGGCGCCGATGGCGTAGATGTCGGTCCACGGGCCCATGGACGAATCGCGGCGGTACATCTCGGGCGCGGCGAAGCCGGGCGTGTACATGGGGCGGATGAAATTGCCCTCTTTGCTCAGCACCTCGCGCGCGGCGCCGAAGTCGATCAGCACGGCGCGGTTGTCGTCGGTGACGAAGATGTTGGCCGGCTTGATGTCGAGGTGCAGCATCTTGTGCTGGTGCACGATGCGCAGGCCGCGCAGCACCTCGTCGTAGAGCGAGCGGATGGTCGATTCGCGGAAGACCTTCTGCTTTTTGAGCTCGCGCGCGGTGATGATGAACTCCTGCAGGGACGAGCCCTCGAGGTAGTTCATGACCATGTAGACGGTTTCGTTCTCGCGGAAGAAGTTGAGCACGCTCACCACCGACTGGTGCGAGATCTGCGCGAGCGCGCGGCCTTCTTCGAAAAAGCTCTTGAGGCCCAGGCGGTAGAGCGAGAGCTTTTCGGGCTGCACCTGCGGCAGCAGCTCGCCGGGCGCGCGCGAGGCCAGCGACGACGGCAGGTATTCCTTGACAGCGACCTGCTGGCCTTCGGTGTCGACCGCGAGGTAGACCACGCCAAAACCGCCGGCGGCGAGTTTGCGAACGATGCGATAGCCGCCGATCACCGTGTCGGGCGGCAAGGGTGCGGGTTTGACCTTTGACATAATTCGATCGGTTTCCGAAACGCCCCGTTTTGGACCTCCAACACCGACCGGCCCAGAGCGATGGCAGTTTACAGCATGACCGGATACGCCACCGCCCAGCAAGGCGGCGCATCCCCACCGGCCGCCCACGATGCGGGACCATCCGTCGGTGTCGAAATCCGCTCGGTCAACAGCCGCTTCCTCGACCTCACCTTCAAGCTGCCCGAAGAGCTTCGCGGCGCCGAGCCCGTGCTGCGCGAACAGCTCACGCAGGCGCTCAAGCGCGGCAAGGTCGAACTGCGCGCCTGGTTCGAGCAGCGGGGCGACGCGGGCCACCGCGCGCCGTCGAGCGCCGAACTGCAGCGCCTGGTGAGCGCCCAGGACGCGATCC
This is a stretch of genomic DNA from Hydrogenophaga crocea. It encodes these proteins:
- a CDS encoding serine/threonine protein kinase, producing MSKVKPAPLPPDTVIGGYRIVRKLAAGGFGVVYLAVDTEGQQVAVKEYLPSSLASRAPGELLPQVQPEKLSLYRLGLKSFFEEGRALAQISHQSVVSVLNFFRENETVYMVMNYLEGSSLQEFIITARELKKQKVFRESTIRSLYDEVLRGLRIVHQHKMLHLDIKPANIFVTDDNRAVLIDFGAAREVLSKEGNFIRPMYTPGFAAPEMYRRDSSMGPWTDIYAIGACIYASMQGYPPNDAPQRLEKDRLSLALSRLRGVYSDNLIEVVEWCMSLDPLSRPQSVFALQKELSRETERSYTKLTVAEKMRLQFDNIVSDKQKSLLRKSTDVGTKFR